A segment of the Salvelinus namaycush isolate Seneca chromosome 3, SaNama_1.0, whole genome shotgun sequence genome:
GCCAGACTTACTGTAAATTAATAGGATTTgagattatttaaaaaataataacagtGTAGGCTATCATGGCCCTATCAATACCAACCAGGTCAAAGAGTCTGACTGTGGTCCATAATGACTCAAATAGCCCTCACCACAGACAGCCCTGTGGTCCATAATAACTCATAAATACCCCTCACCACAGATAGCCCTGTGCTGCAAGGTAGTGGAACATCAAAGGCTCTGCCAGACCACTCAGGCAACCCGGAGAGGGCACAGAGGGGTGACATCAGAGCTCAACACACAGGTGGCAAGACGCCAGAGCTGAGAAGTGGCATGAAAAACAAAACACTATTAACATGTTTTTTGTTATAGAAGCACAAGGAAACATCTGCTATAGGTAGATGTTTGTGGGAGTCTTAGGCAACCATGAACCACTTATTCTGAATGCATACTAGCCTATTCATCAACTCAGTGTGAATAGTCACATTATTCATGcagcacattcattgtttcaaaATGGCAAACATTCATAAGAAGAGGTATTGTGTACATTATCTATGTAATAATTTAGTCACttatgtgtgtgtaaatgtgttttCAAAACATTGTGTGTAGCCTACACATGCCAATGGAGACTTAGGAGCTTTTACCAGCCatacactcttagagaaaaaagaggtgccatctagaacctaaaagggttcttcggctgtccccataggagaaccctttgaagaatttaagaacccttttgagttccatgtagaaccctttacacaaagggttctacatggaatccaagagttctacctggaaccaaaaagggttgtcctatggggacagccaaataacccttttttctaagagagtAGCCTACTGGTCCCCTGCTGAAAATAAACTGCCATTATGAGGGAACATGCACACCTGGAGAACAGGTGTAGCCTATGACAGGAAGCACAAATTGATCTTACCTTACAGTCCTCTGTGTGGGATCGGACAGAATAATCCTCTGATAAATACTTGAGAAAGAAGAAGTCAAACTCCTCATATTTTTCCTGAGCGTGTTGGTCCAGCCTCATGTAAGCCTGGATACAGATGCTGCAGACATCCTCATCATCCCCACCACTGCTAAACAAATCCAAAACCATGTTCTGAAGACTGCAATTTAAACTGTCTGGGCTTGACATCCCCAACAGTAAATCGGAAATGGAGTAAGAATCACAAAAAGAGAGGCTAAAATTCCTAAAATAATCAAGTAACATCTGTGACGAGAACGTTGATGGAGTTGAGGACCCAAAGCCATTTTTTTGCCGATACAATGTGGTGCAGGCTGACTCCAGGTGAGTGTGGTGGCTTTGAGCATCAGTGCAATGAGGACCTGGAGCAGCGGATTTGGTCAAATTGCTTAGAAAAATACCACTTTTCCCCTCATTTAGAGCCGGATGGACCCCGTCAGTCGCGTTGATCCAGGTTTTGCGGTTGCTCCTATCCTTGGATCTCAGTTTAACTCCAGCACACAGCCAGAGGTGATTAGAGAGAAGGACAGTGAAAAATAATAGGGATGCCAAAGACATTCGCCATTTCTGTACCCTCTCGGAATCGGCACAGGGTTTGTCGTTTTGTTTGGGTGCACAACATATTTTTAACACGGCGTCATCTTCCCTTCGAAACATCCAAGCACCCCTGATCATATTTTTGGGGGTAGACAAAAGCGATCTCAGATGGCTTTTTCACCTTTGCAATATATCCCCCAAACAATGTCACCTACCTCGTTTGCAACATGGTGATGGGAAGCATTTTTTTCCAAGTTGTTGTGTCAAGAAATCAATCCAGCTCCAAACCCCGGAGTCTAATCCATTGCAAATAGATAACGTCCGGCATAATATTTCCTATACACCCAAAATTGTAACATGTTGTGAAATCCTACCGACACCCCCAGCACCGGTGCAGCATCACACAAGAAACGCATAGCACGTACAAAAACGAAATCTTTACTCTAGATCTGCCATTCTCAAACATGACAAGTCTTATATTTTCTTCCGTTTTTAGTGCAAAAAGCGACATTTGCCTCTCATTTTCTCCTTCCGTTTGACAGTCTAGTTTAATCTGTCGCCATCTTCGGTTTAGCACAGAAAACCTTCAGATTATTTAATTGAAGGGGGTGGAGCGCCTGCGCTATTGGTCGCCCCTGTGGTTCCACATCTCCTCTCACATTCccattaaaggtccaatgcagccgtttttatctcaatagaAAAtactttctgggtaacaattaagtgccttactgtgattgtttttaaaatggtaaaaaataaacaaaaatagcttcttagcaaagagcaatttctcaaataAGTATTTTGCTATGACAGTCTGTGAGtgttctgagtggggaggggaaaactgaaaactagctgttattggcagaggtttggaactctttcttattgatctattaactcatttaccaCCTGgtaatgtcaccaggcaggctaaaactctatcccaccaaaacaggctggaATTATAggctgtcttttcaaacagctcttacagtaAAAGTggattatcataattttcacaatttcacagaattattccaacctcatggtgtggaaatatatataaaacgtttttgactgcactaggcctttaacgCAAGCCCATTCATTCCCCAACTTTCATTCAATCCTTTCATTGGGCATCCTTACCCGAGGAGGAATTTAAGGAGAGAGATTAAACATTATTCATCTGGTTTGCAAGGTTTGCAAGAAAATATGAAATGTTATGTTACAAAATAATATTCCATGGTAAACAGATTTAGATTATGTTTCGAGTGTAGTAATAGTACAGGTTTTGAGTGTGGTAATTCTATACACCGAGAAAATGTGAGGTCACAGgattttttcaaaatgtttgttAATTTTACACTATTTGATGATGTTTTCCAACATATTTTAAAGAAGAAGTGGTATGGATTGTCATCAAgtactactgtaggcctactacTAATGCCTGACTAGGCAAATTATTACTACTACAGTTTATAACCATAATAACAATACTAAATATCATCATTAGCATCATCATCAATAATCACAATAATCCTAATCTCTATATATGGTTCTGCAATCTGCACATAAGAACAACAGTGGGGTCCAAAATgtttgacacccttgataaaatGAGCAAAACTGTctctataaaataaataattcaaatacggAGCTAGATGGTATGCTCaaaaaaattgggaaattatattattttatagtaatgGAATTGCTccgagaaagagattttgttaaacaagtaatattttttttctcgAAAGGGTAGGGGTGAAAATGATTGatacccctgttttcaatactcaaTACTTTCAATACATtaccttgcgaggataacggcactgagccttttttgaaaatgttttatgagttttATAACACATTGGGTGAaatcttagaccattccttcatacagaatccttccagatccttcAAGATAGCCTTCGTCTGCTCTtgtggactgccctcttcaattaaAAACACAGGTTTTTAATAggtttcaagtccggagactgagatggccattacAAAACGTTGATTTTGAAGCCAATTACCAATTTCTTTGTAGATTTTGATATGTGCTTGTGGTTACTGTCTTgatggaagatccacttgcggccaagtttcagtctcctgggagaggcaaccaggtttttggctaaaatatcCTGTTACTgagtaaagttcatgatgccgttgaccttaaagggccccaggaccagtggaagcaaaatagcctcCTCACATCAAACATCCACTACCATATTTTATAGTAGGTATGGGATTATTTTCTGCTCATGCGATCTCATTTggacgccaaacccaccactggtgcgTGTTGACAATTAATAGCTCTATTTTCATGCCATCTGAACAAAGctccggttccaatccaagtgccaatgttgtttagcaaactccaagcgtttATATTTGTTGGGTGTGACCTGAAAATATAACTAATTGGCCATGCACaacagtggtgggtttggtgtcCAACCTTTTTGAGAAAAAACATGTATTACTCCTTGCAAAATGGCGACGACGGAGAAGGGCAACATCTTCCGAGTTCCAACCCGACCTAGCTTTTTTCGTGATTATGTtgactttttttgtacataaagTTCCTACTATTGTCACACATTCTGAATGTGAGCTCGTCAGATCAGGATGGTTCGTATGAGGCTAAAACTTACCAGGATGTTCGGGCGATATGTGCAAAATATCTAATTGCGATTTTTCAACCAAATATCGTGATTTGACTtgcaatatactgtatactgaacaaaaatatacacgcaacatgtaaagtgttggtaccatcagctgaaataaaagataccagaaatgttccatatgcacaaaaagcttatttctctcaaattttgtgcacaaatttgtttacatccctgttagtgagcatttttcctttgccaagataatccatccacctgacagatgtgggatattaagaagctaattaaacagtatgatcattacacaggtgcgccttgtgctggggacaatgaaaggccactctaaatgtgcagt
Coding sequences within it:
- the LOC120043684 gene encoding transmembrane protein FAM155B-like: MIRGAWMFRREDDAVLKICCAPKQNDKPCADSERVQKWRMSLASLLFFTVLLSNHLWLCAGVKLRSKDRSNRKTWINATDGVHPALNEGKSGIFLSNLTKSAAPGPHCTDAQSHHTHLESACTTLYRQKNGFGSSTPSTFSSQMLLDYFRNFSLSFCDSYSISDLLLGMSSPDSLNCSLQNMVLDLFSSGGDDEDVCSICIQAYMRLDQHAQEKYEEFDFFFLKYLSEDYSVRSHTEDCKSVYKAWLCSEYFNATQSQCHHRIPCKQYCLEVQTMCPFVLPDNDDLVYGGQSSFICTGLLENHLTNADPECCDVRRSGCDPSVGAACALAQLPGSSSWQRRSSPPVSAASRLCSSRLRLCVLVLILLHTVISFSTVQSSGAVGLEAMVPMPLEESSAREE